A genomic segment from Barrientosiimonas humi encodes:
- the aceA gene encoding isocitrate lyase — protein sequence MTSTVNESQQLSEQGLDPRATQAAEIQKDWDTNERWKGVTRDYTADDVVRLRGSVQEEFTLARRGAEQLWDKLHTEDYVNALGALTGNQAVQQVKAGLKAIYLSGWQVAGDANLSGQTYPDQSIYPANSVPNVVRRINNALLRADQIEFSEGTKSVDEWVVPIVADAEAGFGGVLNAYELMKSMIAAGASGVHWEDQLASEKKCGHLGGKVLIPTQQHVRTLNAARLAADVSDVPSLIIARTDAEAATLITTDVDERDQPFITGERTAEGFYKVKNGIEPCIARAKAYAPYADLIWMETGTPDLEVARQFAEAVKADFPDQMLAYNCSPSFNWKKHLDDATIAKFQNELGAMGFKFQFITLAGFHALNYSMFDLAQGYAQEQMKAYVELQEREFASEGRGYTATKHQREVGAGYFDLVATAIDPNSSTTALKDSTESSQF from the coding sequence ATGACCTCCACCGTGAACGAGTCGCAGCAGCTGAGCGAGCAGGGCCTGGACCCGCGCGCCACGCAGGCGGCCGAGATCCAGAAGGACTGGGACACCAACGAGCGTTGGAAGGGCGTCACGCGTGACTACACCGCCGACGACGTCGTCCGGCTCCGGGGCAGCGTCCAGGAGGAGTTCACCCTCGCCCGCCGCGGTGCCGAGCAGCTGTGGGACAAGCTGCACACCGAGGACTACGTCAACGCGCTCGGCGCGCTGACCGGCAACCAGGCCGTGCAGCAGGTCAAGGCGGGCCTGAAGGCCATCTACCTGTCGGGCTGGCAGGTCGCCGGTGACGCCAACCTCTCCGGCCAGACCTACCCCGACCAGTCGATCTACCCGGCCAACTCGGTGCCGAACGTGGTCCGCCGCATCAACAACGCGCTGCTGCGCGCCGACCAGATCGAGTTCTCCGAGGGCACCAAGAGCGTCGACGAGTGGGTCGTGCCGATCGTGGCCGACGCCGAGGCCGGCTTCGGTGGCGTGCTCAACGCCTACGAGCTGATGAAGTCGATGATCGCCGCCGGCGCCTCGGGCGTGCACTGGGAGGACCAGCTCGCCTCGGAGAAGAAGTGCGGCCACCTCGGTGGCAAGGTGCTCATCCCGACCCAGCAGCACGTGCGCACGCTCAACGCCGCGCGCCTGGCCGCCGACGTCTCCGACGTGCCGTCGCTGATCATCGCGCGCACCGACGCCGAGGCCGCGACGCTGATCACCACCGACGTCGACGAGCGCGACCAGCCGTTCATCACCGGCGAGCGCACCGCCGAGGGCTTCTACAAGGTCAAGAACGGCATCGAGCCGTGCATCGCGCGGGCCAAGGCCTACGCGCCGTACGCCGACCTCATCTGGATGGAGACCGGCACCCCCGACCTGGAGGTCGCCCGGCAGTTCGCGGAGGCGGTCAAGGCCGACTTCCCCGACCAGATGCTGGCGTACAACTGCTCGCCGTCGTTCAACTGGAAGAAGCACCTCGACGACGCCACGATCGCCAAGTTCCAGAACGAGCTCGGCGCGATGGGCTTCAAGTTCCAGTTCATCACCCTGGCCGGCTTCCACGCCCTGAACTACTCGATGTTCGACCTCGCTCAGGGCTACGCCCAGGAGCAGATGAAGGCCTACGTCGAGCTGCAGGAGCGCGAGTTCGCGAGCGAGGGCCGCGGCTACACCGCGACCAAGCACCAGCGCGAGGTCGGCGCCGGCTACTTCGACCTGGTCGCGACCGCGATCGACCCGAACAGCTCCACCACCGCGCTGAAGGACTCCACCGAGTCCAGCCAGTTCTGA
- a CDS encoding amidohydrolase family protein: MATVLHVRGRIMVGVDDIRSDLWVVDGRVTFERPTGAGHEVQTVEGWVLPGLVDAHCHVGMDPEHGIDDTQAEPQAITDRDAGALLLRDAGSPVDTSWMHERDDMPRLIRAGRHIARTRRYIKGLAHEIEPEDLVAYVRHEARRGDGWVKLVGDWIDRETGDLGVCWPAEALRPAIDAAHEEGARVTAHCFGEQSLRDLADAGIDCIEHATGLQEDSIQTFADRGIGIVPTLVNIANFPSFAEAGRPKFPTYADHMERLFQTRYAVVAAAHEAGVPIFCGTDAGGQLPHGLVADEVIELGTAGLSPTEAIGAATWSARAWLGRPGLEEGESADLVVYQSDPREDLTELKRPRQVVLRGRPVGAAAAP, from the coding sequence ATGGCAACCGTGCTGCACGTGCGTGGCCGGATCATGGTCGGCGTCGACGACATCCGCTCGGATCTGTGGGTCGTCGACGGCCGGGTGACCTTCGAGCGGCCCACCGGAGCGGGCCACGAGGTGCAGACGGTCGAGGGGTGGGTGCTGCCCGGCCTGGTCGACGCGCACTGCCACGTGGGCATGGACCCCGAGCACGGCATCGACGACACCCAGGCCGAGCCCCAGGCGATCACCGACCGCGACGCCGGCGCGCTGCTGCTGCGCGACGCGGGCAGCCCGGTCGACACCTCCTGGATGCACGAGCGCGACGACATGCCCCGGCTGATCCGGGCCGGTCGGCACATCGCCCGGACCCGGCGCTACATCAAGGGGCTGGCGCACGAGATCGAGCCGGAGGACCTCGTGGCGTACGTGCGGCACGAGGCCCGCCGCGGCGACGGCTGGGTCAAGCTCGTCGGCGACTGGATCGACCGGGAGACCGGCGACCTCGGGGTCTGCTGGCCGGCCGAGGCGCTGCGCCCGGCCATCGACGCGGCGCACGAGGAGGGTGCCCGGGTCACCGCGCACTGCTTCGGCGAGCAGTCGCTGCGCGACCTGGCCGACGCCGGCATCGACTGCATCGAGCACGCGACCGGGCTGCAGGAGGACAGCATCCAGACCTTCGCCGACCGTGGCATCGGCATCGTGCCGACGCTGGTCAACATCGCCAACTTCCCCTCGTTCGCCGAGGCGGGGCGGCCCAAGTTCCCCACCTACGCCGACCACATGGAGCGCCTCTTCCAGACGCGGTACGCCGTCGTCGCCGCCGCGCACGAGGCCGGCGTCCCGATCTTCTGCGGCACCGACGCCGGCGGGCAGCTGCCGCACGGGCTGGTGGCCGACGAGGTCATCGAGCTGGGCACGGCCGGGCTGTCACCGACCGAGGCGATCGGGGCGGCGACCTGGTCGGCTCGCGCCTGGCTCGGGCGGCCAGGGCTCGAGGAGGGCGAGAGCGCGGATCTGGTTGTGTATCAGTCGGATCCGCGCGAAGACCTCACTGAGCTCAAGCGGCCCCGGCAGGTCGTGCTGCGCGGCCGGCCGGTGGGCGCGGCCGCGGCTCCCTAG
- the rimM gene encoding ribosome maturation factor RimM (Essential for efficient processing of 16S rRNA) gives MTDVVVARIGKAHGLKGEVTVQLHTDAPQERFVPGAAFVTEPPERGPLTLRSARVHNGIQLLAFEEAPDRTAAEQLRGTRLLAASTEPEEDEDGWYADDLVGLSVVDTGGAEIGRVAALHTRPAQDLLEIEKADGGRAYVPFVAEMVPEVDLEGGRVVLDPPPGLLDLES, from the coding sequence ATGACGGACGTGGTGGTCGCGCGCATCGGCAAGGCGCACGGGCTCAAGGGTGAGGTGACGGTGCAGCTGCACACCGACGCGCCGCAGGAGCGGTTCGTGCCGGGCGCCGCGTTCGTGACCGAGCCGCCCGAGCGGGGCCCGCTCACCCTGCGCTCGGCGCGCGTGCACAACGGCATCCAACTGCTGGCGTTCGAGGAGGCGCCCGACCGCACCGCCGCCGAGCAGCTGCGCGGCACCCGGCTGCTCGCCGCCTCCACCGAGCCGGAGGAGGACGAGGACGGGTGGTACGCCGACGACCTGGTCGGTCTGTCGGTGGTCGACACGGGCGGTGCCGAGATCGGTCGGGTGGCCGCGTTGCACACCCGGCCGGCCCAGGACCTGCTGGAGATCGAGAAGGCCGACGGGGGGAGGGCGTACGTGCCGTTCGTGGCGGAGATGGTCCCCGAGGTCGACCTCGAGGGCGGGCGCGTGGTGCTCGACCCGCCGCCGGGCCTGCTCGACCTGGAGTCGTGA
- the aceB gene encoding malate synthase A — MTTTTRGTMHPRFDEILTPEAIAFVAKLDSAFAGRRAELLQTRRDRARRISAGENLDFRSDTRHIRADASWSVAAPGPGLRDRRCELISPATRSMGVHALTSGAQVWIADLEDATAPSWENVISAQVNLYDAVRGRLDETREDGSTITAEDSPTTIVVRPRGMHLCEKHISIDSRPISASLLDFGLYFFHNAQALIDGGRGPYFYLPKIESHEEARLWNDIFVMAQEELGIRRGTIRATVLVETITAAFEMDEILYELREHAAGLNAGRWDYIFSYIRTFAHRGDEFVLPDRDHITMTTPFMRAYTQLLVSTCHQRGAYAIGGPAAANPTRQDDEHRHRALALVRAEKEREAAEGFDGSWVAHPAVVQTCQEAYATVLGDNTCQRDFRHGPITAQDLVSLEGVPQTITLGGVRTNVSVALRYLASWVEGTGAVAIENLMEDAATVEISRAQLWQWLHHGSQLAEGPTVTRALLDRVIEEEMAVLTRNAPPERARHFEQARDVLTQTALGDYLPGFFTPYAYVRYLIDRPLRMDGPLSPDDLRQSEQVATPVTNGSAA; from the coding sequence ATGACCACCACCACCCGCGGCACCATGCATCCGCGATTCGACGAGATCCTGACCCCCGAGGCGATCGCGTTCGTCGCCAAGCTCGACTCGGCCTTCGCCGGCCGCCGCGCCGAGCTGCTGCAGACCCGACGTGACCGCGCCCGCCGGATCAGCGCCGGCGAGAACCTCGACTTCCGCTCCGACACCCGCCACATCCGGGCCGACGCCAGCTGGTCGGTGGCCGCGCCCGGCCCGGGCCTGCGCGACCGCCGCTGCGAGCTGATCTCGCCGGCGACCCGCTCGATGGGCGTGCACGCGCTCACCTCGGGGGCACAGGTGTGGATCGCCGACCTCGAGGACGCCACCGCCCCCTCGTGGGAGAACGTCATCTCGGCGCAGGTCAACCTCTACGACGCCGTGCGCGGCCGCCTGGACGAGACCCGCGAGGACGGCAGCACGATCACCGCCGAGGACAGCCCGACGACGATCGTCGTGCGCCCCCGCGGGATGCACCTGTGCGAGAAGCACATCAGCATCGACAGCCGGCCGATCTCGGCCAGCCTGCTGGACTTCGGCCTCTACTTCTTCCACAACGCCCAGGCGCTCATCGACGGCGGGCGCGGGCCGTACTTCTACCTGCCGAAGATCGAGTCGCACGAAGAGGCGCGGCTGTGGAACGACATCTTCGTGATGGCCCAGGAGGAGCTCGGCATCCGCCGCGGCACCATCCGCGCGACCGTGCTGGTCGAGACGATCACCGCGGCGTTCGAGATGGACGAGATCCTCTACGAGCTGCGCGAGCACGCCGCCGGGCTCAACGCGGGCCGCTGGGACTACATCTTCAGCTACATCCGCACCTTCGCCCACCGCGGTGACGAGTTCGTGCTGCCCGACCGCGACCACATCACGATGACCACGCCGTTCATGCGCGCCTACACCCAGCTGCTGGTGTCGACCTGCCACCAGCGCGGGGCGTACGCCATCGGCGGGCCGGCCGCGGCCAACCCGACCCGGCAGGACGACGAGCACCGGCACCGCGCGCTGGCGCTGGTGCGCGCGGAGAAGGAGCGCGAGGCGGCCGAGGGCTTCGACGGCTCGTGGGTGGCCCACCCGGCGGTCGTGCAGACCTGCCAGGAGGCGTACGCCACCGTGCTCGGCGACAACACCTGCCAGCGCGACTTCCGGCACGGCCCGATCACCGCGCAGGACCTGGTCTCGCTGGAGGGCGTGCCGCAGACGATCACGCTCGGCGGGGTGCGCACCAACGTGTCGGTGGCGCTGCGCTACCTCGCCTCGTGGGTCGAGGGCACCGGCGCCGTGGCGATCGAGAACCTCATGGAGGACGCCGCGACCGTCGAGATCTCCCGCGCCCAGCTGTGGCAGTGGCTGCACCACGGCTCGCAGCTGGCCGAGGGCCCGACCGTCACCCGCGCCCTGCTGGACCGGGTGATCGAGGAGGAGATGGCGGTGCTGACCCGCAACGCTCCCCCGGAGCGGGCGCGGCACTTCGAGCAGGCGCGCGACGTGCTGACCCAGACCGCGCTGGGCGACTACCTGCCCGGCTTCTTCACGCCGTACGCCTACGTCCGCTACCTCATCGACCGGCCGCTGCGCATGGACGGCCCGCTGTCGCCCGACGACCTGCGGCAGTCGGAGCAGGTCGCCACGCCCGTGACCAACGGGTCTGCGGCCTGA
- a CDS encoding helix-turn-helix domain-containing protein, which yields MSTTSSPAREGRLTRPRRETAPESKGSAAPDALTIGRRLRHVRTEAGRTLGDVAEQVGMSPSALSLIETGKREPRLSVLTALAETLDTPLADLLTTAPPTRRASLEIRLERAQRAESYQQLGLPAVKIGPRLPMEALEALVGMHEAMAAVQAERAATPEHARLANAELRERMRAADNYFGEIEDAAGELLAAIKHPGGPISRASVDRLAGHLGYQLVHISDLPGSTRTVTDMRNKRVYLPQPEAGQHDSRSLALQALGHLVLGHEVPESYADFLSQRVEINYFAAALLIPERDAVAQLQQAKKDKDIAIEDLRDAFAVSYETAAHRFTNLATHHLGIPVHFMRISRDGVIYKAYENDGVNFPTDASGAIEGQRVCREWTARQVFLQPDLSQAYQQYTDTRTGTYWCTAVVDRTHDGLFAVNVGVRYQDVKWMRGRETTSRSKSRCPDPGCCAEPPAALSHRWEGQAWPSARAHSHLLAAMPPGVFPGVDDTEVYDFLDRHAPA from the coding sequence ATGAGTACGACTTCTTCACCCGCCCGCGAAGGTCGCCTCACCCGGCCCCGGCGCGAGACGGCCCCGGAGTCCAAGGGTTCCGCGGCTCCCGACGCGCTCACCATCGGCCGGCGGCTGCGGCACGTGCGCACCGAGGCCGGGCGCACGCTGGGCGACGTCGCCGAGCAGGTCGGCATGTCACCCTCGGCGCTGTCGCTCATCGAGACCGGCAAGCGCGAGCCGCGGCTGTCGGTGCTCACCGCGCTGGCCGAGACGCTCGACACCCCGCTCGCCGACCTGCTCACCACCGCGCCGCCCACCCGGCGCGCGTCGCTGGAGATCCGGCTCGAGCGCGCGCAGCGGGCCGAGTCCTACCAGCAGCTGGGGCTGCCGGCGGTGAAGATCGGGCCGCGGCTGCCGATGGAGGCGCTCGAGGCGCTGGTCGGCATGCACGAGGCGATGGCCGCGGTGCAGGCCGAGCGGGCCGCGACCCCCGAGCACGCGCGGCTCGCGAACGCCGAGCTGCGCGAGCGGATGCGCGCGGCCGACAACTACTTCGGCGAGATCGAGGACGCCGCCGGCGAGCTGCTGGCTGCGATCAAGCACCCCGGGGGCCCGATCAGCCGCGCCTCGGTCGACCGGCTCGCCGGCCACCTGGGATACCAGCTGGTGCACATCTCCGACCTGCCCGGCTCGACCCGCACCGTCACCGACATGCGCAACAAGCGCGTCTACCTGCCGCAGCCCGAGGCCGGTCAGCACGACTCGCGCTCGCTGGCCCTGCAGGCGCTCGGGCACCTGGTGCTCGGGCACGAGGTCCCCGAGAGCTATGCCGACTTCCTGTCCCAGCGGGTCGAGATCAACTACTTCGCGGCGGCGCTGCTGATCCCCGAGCGCGACGCCGTGGCGCAGCTGCAGCAGGCCAAGAAGGACAAGGACATCGCGATCGAGGACCTGCGCGACGCGTTCGCGGTGTCCTACGAGACCGCGGCCCACCGGTTCACCAACCTGGCCACCCACCACCTGGGCATCCCCGTGCACTTCATGCGCATCTCGCGCGACGGGGTGATCTACAAGGCCTACGAGAACGACGGGGTCAACTTCCCGACCGACGCCAGCGGCGCGATCGAGGGGCAGCGGGTGTGCCGCGAGTGGACCGCGCGGCAGGTGTTCCTGCAGCCTGACCTGTCGCAGGCCTACCAGCAGTACACCGACACCCGCACCGGCACCTACTGGTGCACCGCGGTCGTCGACCGCACGCACGACGGGCTGTTCGCGGTCAACGTGGGCGTGCGATACCAGGACGTGAAGTGGATGCGTGGCCGCGAGACGACCTCGCGCTCGAAGTCGCGCTGCCCCGACCCCGGCTGCTGCGCCGAGCCGCCCGCCGCGCTGTCGCACCGGTGGGAGGGGCAGGCCTGGCCCTCGGCCCGGGCCCACTCCCACCTGCTCGCCGCCATGCCGCCCGGGGTGTTCCCCGGCGTCGACGACACCGAGGTCTACGACTTCCTCGACCGGCACGCGCCCGCCTGA
- a CDS encoding GNAT family N-acetyltransferase, protein MPRPLSALGDRVSVATVTEADLGPYRDAVEASRERLARWNPVDPSDLERHLRNQTLGHRTFVIHARDPEGAHGIVGKVNISNVVRGRFQNGTMGYDAYDPYAGRGLFAEGLRLVCELAFAPEPHGMGLHRLEANVQPGNVASAGVLRAVGFRREGRIPEMLWLADSTGDHAWRDHDMHAVTAQEWRGQAYPPHRPARVVTLVNGLPGSGKTTLARRLAAELSVPLLSKDTLKEALGDQLEPADLQRLGGRSSRLGAGCHAALWRLLADSPVGGVVESWFAPPARPYVLDGLADAGLDPARVLQVWCDVPVELARERFEGREQAGARHAVHGPQAGLEDMWAELAEQNHPLDLPATVRVDTSREVDPRTLVAVALHARATSG, encoded by the coding sequence GTGCCTCGCCCGTTGTCCGCGCTCGGTGACCGCGTCAGTGTCGCCACCGTCACCGAGGCCGATCTCGGCCCCTACCGCGACGCCGTCGAGGCCTCGCGCGAGCGCCTCGCCCGGTGGAACCCGGTCGACCCGAGCGACCTCGAGCGGCACCTGCGCAACCAGACCCTGGGTCACCGCACCTTCGTGATCCACGCCCGCGACCCCGAGGGCGCGCACGGCATCGTCGGCAAGGTCAACATCAGCAACGTGGTGCGCGGCCGGTTCCAGAACGGGACGATGGGCTACGACGCCTACGACCCCTACGCCGGGCGCGGGCTGTTCGCCGAGGGCCTGCGGCTGGTGTGCGAGCTGGCGTTCGCGCCCGAGCCGCACGGCATGGGGCTGCACCGGCTCGAGGCCAACGTGCAGCCGGGCAACGTCGCCTCGGCCGGCGTGCTGCGCGCGGTCGGCTTCCGGCGCGAGGGCCGCATCCCCGAGATGCTGTGGCTCGCCGACAGCACCGGCGACCACGCCTGGCGAGACCACGACATGCACGCGGTCACGGCGCAGGAGTGGCGCGGGCAGGCCTACCCGCCGCACCGCCCGGCCCGGGTCGTGACGCTCGTCAACGGGCTGCCCGGATCGGGCAAGACCACCCTCGCGCGCCGGTTGGCCGCCGAGCTGTCCGTGCCGCTGCTCAGCAAGGACACCCTCAAGGAGGCGCTCGGCGACCAGCTCGAGCCGGCCGACCTGCAGCGCCTCGGCGGCCGCTCCTCCCGCCTCGGCGCCGGCTGCCACGCCGCGCTGTGGCGGCTGCTCGCCGATTCCCCGGTGGGCGGCGTGGTCGAGAGCTGGTTCGCACCGCCCGCACGGCCGTACGTCCTGGACGGGCTCGCCGACGCCGGGCTCGACCCCGCGCGGGTGCTGCAGGTCTGGTGCGACGTGCCGGTCGAGCTGGCCCGCGAGCGCTTCGAGGGGCGCGAGCAGGCCGGCGCGCGGCACGCGGTGCACGGGCCGCAGGCCGGGCTGGAGGACATGTGGGCCGAGCTCGCCGAGCAGAACCACCCGCTCGACCTGCCCGCCACGGTGCGCGTCGACACCTCCCGCGAGGTCGACCCGCGCACGCTGGTCGCCGTCGCCCTGCACGCCCGCGCCACCAGCGGCTGA
- a CDS encoding RNA-binding protein, with protein MLEEALEHLVKGIVDHDDEVVVRHKQGRRGDLLEVRVHPDDLGRVIGRSGRTASALRTVIGALAGGKSVRVDIVDTDRVR; from the coding sequence GTGCTCGAGGAAGCGCTGGAGCACCTGGTCAAGGGCATCGTCGACCACGACGACGAGGTCGTCGTGCGCCACAAGCAGGGCCGCCGCGGTGACCTGCTCGAGGTGCGGGTCCACCCCGACGACCTGGGGCGCGTGATCGGCCGCTCCGGACGTACGGCCTCTGCGCTGCGCACCGTCATCGGCGCGCTCGCCGGCGGCAAGAGCGTCCGGGTCGACATCGTCGACACCGATCGCGTGCGCTGA
- a CDS encoding MFS transporter has translation MTSPHVTPPLVRDPHADPVERASGGWIARVSLTCIAIWIGMYGPIQVLLGLQAARFSPDHKELTLGIVTGAGAAVSTIATPLFGALSDRTTFRMGRRLPWVVGGTIGGAASLVLLAYAPGVGVMILGWCLVQAFLHAAMAAVLAAIPDQVPVDQRGAVSGWFGVTQTLGVVVGTGVAATVGGIRAGYIACAALLLVFALPYVLRSNDIHLPRTHLRAFSWREFARGFWIDPRQHPDFGWAWLTRFIINLSNAIGLLYLLYFLTDAVGRADPPGDLFVLTLIYAGCLIVTAVVFGVLSDRVGRRKIFVIASGFVMCVAGFTLAFSPTWTGALVGAVLLGSGFGVYTAVDFALITQVLPVATDRAKDLGVVTIAASLPAVLAPVVAAPIIAAFADKSTGYRVLYLVASLIGLVGASLVTRIRSVR, from the coding sequence ATGACCTCGCCGCACGTCACCCCTCCGCTGGTGCGCGACCCGCACGCCGACCCGGTCGAGCGCGCCTCGGGCGGCTGGATCGCCCGCGTGTCCCTGACCTGCATCGCCATCTGGATCGGCATGTACGGCCCGATCCAGGTGCTGCTCGGCCTGCAGGCCGCGCGCTTCTCCCCCGACCACAAGGAGCTGACGCTCGGCATCGTCACCGGCGCCGGCGCGGCGGTGTCGACGATCGCGACGCCGCTGTTCGGGGCGCTGTCGGACCGCACGACGTTCCGGATGGGGCGTCGGCTGCCCTGGGTGGTGGGCGGCACGATCGGTGGCGCGGCCTCGCTGGTGCTGCTGGCGTACGCGCCGGGCGTGGGCGTGATGATCCTCGGCTGGTGCCTGGTGCAGGCGTTCCTGCACGCCGCGATGGCGGCGGTGCTCGCGGCGATCCCCGACCAGGTGCCGGTCGACCAGCGCGGTGCGGTGAGCGGGTGGTTCGGCGTCACCCAGACCCTCGGCGTCGTGGTCGGCACCGGCGTCGCGGCGACGGTCGGCGGCATCCGGGCGGGCTACATCGCCTGCGCGGCGCTGCTGCTGGTCTTCGCCCTGCCGTACGTCCTGCGCAGCAACGACATCCACCTGCCGCGCACGCACCTGCGGGCGTTCAGCTGGCGGGAGTTCGCGCGCGGATTCTGGATCGACCCGCGCCAGCACCCCGACTTCGGCTGGGCCTGGCTGACCCGGTTCATCATCAACCTGTCCAACGCGATCGGGCTGCTCTACCTGCTGTACTTCCTCACCGACGCCGTCGGCCGCGCGGACCCGCCGGGCGACCTGTTCGTCCTCACCCTGATCTACGCCGGCTGCCTGATCGTCACGGCCGTCGTCTTCGGGGTGCTGTCCGACCGGGTCGGCCGCCGCAAGATCTTCGTCATCGCCTCCGGCTTCGTCATGTGCGTCGCCGGCTTCACGCTGGCCTTCAGCCCGACCTGGACCGGCGCGCTGGTCGGCGCGGTGCTGCTCGGCTCGGGCTTCGGGGTCTACACCGCCGTCGACTTCGCGCTGATCACCCAGGTGCTGCCGGTCGCGACCGACCGCGCCAAGGACCTCGGCGTCGTCACCATCGCCGCCTCCCTGCCGGCGGTGCTCGCCCCCGTGGTGGCCGCCCCGATCATCGCCGCGTTCGCGGACAAGTCCACCGGCTACCGGGTGCTCTACCTCGTCGCCAGCCTGATCGGTCTCGTCGGCGCCTCGCTGGTGACCCGGATCCGCTCGGTGCGCTGA
- the trmD gene encoding tRNA (guanosine(37)-N1)-methyltransferase TrmD, which yields MRLDVVTIFPDYLAPLDLSLIGKARRDGIVDLHVHDLRDFTHDRHRTVDDTPYGGGAGMVMKPQPWGEALEHVAAQGDSRPVLIIPGPGGERFTQAMARELAEQPWIAFACGRYEGIDERVYEKARETFDVRVVSLGDYVLNGGEVAVLAIVEAVARLLPGVVGNAESLVEESHEDGLLEYPIYTKPAVWQGLSVPEILLSGDHGRIAAWRHQQRLDRTAQRRPDLLAALAALEVEPGVEGDRG from the coding sequence ATGCGGCTCGACGTCGTCACGATCTTCCCGGACTACCTCGCGCCGCTGGACCTGTCGCTCATCGGCAAGGCCCGCCGCGACGGCATCGTCGACCTGCACGTGCACGACCTGCGCGACTTCACCCACGACCGCCACCGGACCGTCGACGACACGCCGTACGGCGGTGGCGCCGGCATGGTCATGAAGCCCCAGCCGTGGGGCGAGGCGCTGGAACACGTTGCGGCGCAAGGAGATTCGCGACCGGTCCTGATCATTCCGGGTCCCGGCGGGGAGCGGTTCACCCAGGCGATGGCCCGCGAGCTCGCCGAGCAGCCGTGGATCGCGTTCGCGTGCGGGCGCTACGAGGGCATCGACGAGCGCGTCTACGAGAAGGCGCGGGAGACCTTCGACGTGCGCGTGGTGTCGCTCGGCGACTACGTGCTCAACGGGGGAGAGGTGGCCGTGCTCGCGATCGTCGAGGCGGTCGCGCGGCTGCTCCCGGGCGTGGTGGGCAACGCCGAGTCGCTCGTCGAGGAGTCGCACGAGGACGGGTTGCTGGAATACCCGATCTACACCAAACCCGCTGTGTGGCAAGGGCTTTCGGTGCCCGAGATCCTGCTGTCGGGCGACCACGGCAGGATCGCGGCGTGGCGCCACCAGCAGCGCCTCGACCGCACCGCCCAGCGCCGGCCCGACCTGCTCGCCGCCCTCGCGGCGCTGGAGGTCGAGCCGGGCGTCGAGGGCGACCGTGGCTGA